In a genomic window of Vigna angularis cultivar LongXiaoDou No.4 chromosome 6, ASM1680809v1, whole genome shotgun sequence:
- the LOC108341743 gene encoding B3 domain-containing transcription repressor VAL1 isoform X1, which translates to MGSDICVVNGSCTHEWRKGWLLRSGGFAQLCCKCGFMEEWKGDIHEPLSAYENSVFCSKFHHQQTGWRECNFCNKPIHCGCMVSRSLFEHLDFGGIGCVSCVNTSQLSTMRNIENPNGPVSLKKNNSSDRPSRSEGRLFARGVDEGKLMQFCKIIEASESSRWNNAQKDGTISRHGHNNQEAKCSFGEGDIGFSNVVKPSVQSLTFATLENNRSPWEIKNIHEANVQPSLSMYLGNASGKNSVLPSAGEAVEGRLEGKTSPPFHQGQRSRPIFPKPVKSGLTMNVEIDKGTISQSRVARPPADGRGKNQLLPRYWPRITDQELERLSGDLKSTVVPLFEKVLSASDAGRIGRLVLPKACAEAYFPSISQSEGVPLRMQDVKGNEWTFQFRFWPNNNSRMYVLEGVTPCIQAMQLRAGDTVTFSRIDPGGKLVMGFRRASNSADTQETSTSAQSNSAKGATSAGTENLPSGSNNANLLLSMKGNVETNFNGQREHPLLATGTSGLLITETNGIMTNNTSLQRKVSVSEKKKTRNIGPKSKRLLIDNEDARELKLTWEEAQDLLRPPPSVKPSIVTIEDQVFEEYDEPPVFGKRTIFSTCSSGVKEQWAQCDDCSKWRKLPVDALLPANWTCFDNAWDSRRCSCTVPEELSSGELESLLKTDKDFKKRRSDEKSMSIQEHMASGLEALASAAALGDNLVDTAESSAGATTKHPRHRPGCSCIVCIQPPSGKGRHKPTCACNVCLTVKRRFKTLMLRKKKRQSEREAEAAQKDQVLPKEESDTNETSRDDATQLEKEVVGLSRSQAEVGESSAAGQIDLNSDPNREDMVVDLSAIFFCESDPTAEHEYMNQNDPRSYTNELQNGENSSLHTPQSNGEGQRHFSDLRSFASIMWNQERRDEEDSEPNQNQNQNNLC; encoded by the exons ATGGGTTCTGATATTTGCGTCGTTAATGGTTCGTGCACTCATGAATGGAGAAAGGGGTGGCTTCTGCGATCTGGTGGATTCGCCCAACTGTGCTGCAAGTGCGG ATTTATGGAGGAGTGGAAGGGTGACATCCATGAGCCATT ATCCGCATACGAGAATTCAGTTTTCTGCAGCAAATTTCATCACCAACAAACTGGTTGGAGGGAGTGTAACTTTTGCAACAAG CCTATCCACTGTGGTTGCATGGTATCTAGATCTTTGTTCGAGCATCTTGACTTTGGTGGTATAGGATGTGTTAGCTGTGTAAATACTAGCCAACTTAGTACG ATGAGGAATATTGAAAATCCAAATGGGCCtgtttcattgaaaaaaaataattcaagtgATCGGCCTTCTCGTTCTGAGGGAAGACTGTTTGCACGAGGTGTTGATGAAGGAAAGCTTATGCAATTCTGCAAAATTATTGAGGCCAGTGAATCCAGCCGATGGAATAATGCTCAAAAAGATGGCACCATTTCACGTCATGGGCACAACAACCAAGAAGCCAAATGTTCATTCGGGGAAGGAGACATTGGTTTTTCAAATGTGGTGAAGCCATCTGTTCAGTCATTAACATTTGCTACATTAGAAAATAATAGGTCACCATGGGAGATTAAAAACATCCACGAAGCAAATGTGCAACCATCATTGAGTATGTACCTAGGAAATGCATCTGGGAAAAACTCTGTTCTGCCTTCTGCTGGAGAGGCTGTGGAAGGAAGACTTGAGGGAAAAACATCTCCACCTTTTCATCAAGGGCAAAGATCTCGCCCTATATTTCCAAAACCGGTGAAGAGTGGGCTTACCATGAATGTGGAAATAGATAAAGGTACAATTTCTCAATCTCGAGTTGCTCGGCCACCTGCAGATGGCAGAGGAAAGAATCAGTTACTTCCTCGATATTGGCCGAGGATTACCGATCAAGAGCTGGAGCGACTATCTGGAGa TTTGAAATCCACCGTTGTGCCATTATTTGAGAAGGTATTAAGTGCCAGTGATGCTGGCCGAATTGGCCGTCTTGTTCTCCCAAAAGCTTGCGCTGAG GCATATTTCCCTTCTATTTCACAATCTGAGGGTGTTCCTTTGCGAATGCAAGATGTGAAGGGGAACGAGTGGACATTTCAGTTCAGATTTTGGCCAAATAACAACAGTAGAATGTATGTATTGGAGGGTGTGACCCCATGCATACAGGCCATGCAATTACGCGCTGGTGATACTG TAACATTTAGTCGGATAGACCCGGGAGGCAAACTTGTAATGGGTTTCAGAAGGGCATCGAATTCTGCAGATACACAG GAGACCTCCACATCTGCACAATCTAATTCAGCAAAGGGAGCTACCTCTGCTGGAACTGAGAATCTGCCATCAGGAAGTAATAATGCCAATCTTCTCCTTTCAATGAAGGGGAATGTGGAAACTAACTTTAATGGACAAAGAGAACATCCACTTTTGGCTACCGGAACTTCTGGGTTGCTTATAACTGAAACTAATGGGATAATGACAAACAATACTTCACTACAGAGAAAAGTTTCGGTTtcagagaagaagaaaactcGTAATATTGGGCCTAAAAGTAAGAGGCTGCTTATTGATAATGAAGATGCTAGGGAGTTAAAACTTACATGGGAAGAAGCACAGGATTTACTTCGTCCTCCTCCTAGTGTCAAGCCAAGCATTGTCACAATTGAGGACCAAGTATTTGAAGAATATGAT GAACCCCCAGTTTTTGGAAAGAGAACTATATTCAGTACCTGTTCTTCTGG GGTGAAGGAACAATGGGCTCAATGTGATGATTGCTCTAAATGGCGAAAGCTTCCAGTTGATGCTCTTCTTCCTGCCAATTGGACATGTTTTGACAATGCTTGGGATTCAAGAAG ATGTTCATGCACAGTACCTGAAGAGCTAAGTTCAGGGGAATTAGAAAGTCTTTTGAAAACCGACAAAG ATTTTAAGAAGCGACGAAGTGATGAAAAGAGCATGTCAATCCAAGAACACATGGCATCTGGCTTGGAAGCTCTTGCCAGTGCAGCAGCCCTGGGAGACAATCTTGTTGACACGGCCGAATCATCGGCCGGAGCCACCACCAAGCATCCCAGACACCGTCCCGGCTGCTCTTGCATTGTGTGCATCCAGCCACCAAGTGGCAAGGGGCGACACAAGCCGACATGCGCATGCAACGTGTGCCTGACCGTGAAGCGACGGTTCAAAACCCTCATGCTGCGAAAGAAGAAACGGCAATCCGAACGTGAAGCAGAAGCTGCCCAGAAAGATCAAGTTCTCCCCAAAGAGGAGTCAGATACCAATGAAACATCAAGAGATGATGCAACTCAGTTGGAGAAAGAGGTAGTAGGACTAAGCAGAAGTCAAGCTGAAGTGGGTGAGTCCAGTGCTGCTGGACAAATTGATCTGAATTCTGATCCCAACCGTGAAGACATGGTAGTTGATTTATCAGCAATTTTCTTTTGTGAATCAGACCCTACTGCAGAACATGAATATATGAACCAAAATGATCCAAGAAGCTACACCAATGAATTGCAGAATGGTGAGAATTCTTCTTTGCACACTCCTCAATCCAATGGAGAAGGTCAGAGACACTTCTCTGATCTAAGAAGCTTTGCATCCATTATGTGGAACCAAGAAAGAAGAGATGAGGAAGACAGTGAACCCaatcaaaaccaaaaccaaaacaatcTTTGTTAA
- the LOC108341743 gene encoding B3 domain-containing transcription repressor VAL1 isoform X2: MGSDICVVNGSCTHEWRKGWLLRSGGFAQLCCKCGFMEEWKGDIHEPLSAYENSVFCSKFHHQQTGWRECNFCNKMRNIENPNGPVSLKKNNSSDRPSRSEGRLFARGVDEGKLMQFCKIIEASESSRWNNAQKDGTISRHGHNNQEAKCSFGEGDIGFSNVVKPSVQSLTFATLENNRSPWEIKNIHEANVQPSLSMYLGNASGKNSVLPSAGEAVEGRLEGKTSPPFHQGQRSRPIFPKPVKSGLTMNVEIDKGTISQSRVARPPADGRGKNQLLPRYWPRITDQELERLSGDLKSTVVPLFEKVLSASDAGRIGRLVLPKACAEAYFPSISQSEGVPLRMQDVKGNEWTFQFRFWPNNNSRMYVLEGVTPCIQAMQLRAGDTVTFSRIDPGGKLVMGFRRASNSADTQETSTSAQSNSAKGATSAGTENLPSGSNNANLLLSMKGNVETNFNGQREHPLLATGTSGLLITETNGIMTNNTSLQRKVSVSEKKKTRNIGPKSKRLLIDNEDARELKLTWEEAQDLLRPPPSVKPSIVTIEDQVFEEYDEPPVFGKRTIFSTCSSGVKEQWAQCDDCSKWRKLPVDALLPANWTCFDNAWDSRRCSCTVPEELSSGELESLLKTDKDFKKRRSDEKSMSIQEHMASGLEALASAAALGDNLVDTAESSAGATTKHPRHRPGCSCIVCIQPPSGKGRHKPTCACNVCLTVKRRFKTLMLRKKKRQSEREAEAAQKDQVLPKEESDTNETSRDDATQLEKEVVGLSRSQAEVGESSAAGQIDLNSDPNREDMVVDLSAIFFCESDPTAEHEYMNQNDPRSYTNELQNGENSSLHTPQSNGEGQRHFSDLRSFASIMWNQERRDEEDSEPNQNQNQNNLC; the protein is encoded by the exons ATGGGTTCTGATATTTGCGTCGTTAATGGTTCGTGCACTCATGAATGGAGAAAGGGGTGGCTTCTGCGATCTGGTGGATTCGCCCAACTGTGCTGCAAGTGCGG ATTTATGGAGGAGTGGAAGGGTGACATCCATGAGCCATT ATCCGCATACGAGAATTCAGTTTTCTGCAGCAAATTTCATCACCAACAAACTGGTTGGAGGGAGTGTAACTTTTGCAACAAG ATGAGGAATATTGAAAATCCAAATGGGCCtgtttcattgaaaaaaaataattcaagtgATCGGCCTTCTCGTTCTGAGGGAAGACTGTTTGCACGAGGTGTTGATGAAGGAAAGCTTATGCAATTCTGCAAAATTATTGAGGCCAGTGAATCCAGCCGATGGAATAATGCTCAAAAAGATGGCACCATTTCACGTCATGGGCACAACAACCAAGAAGCCAAATGTTCATTCGGGGAAGGAGACATTGGTTTTTCAAATGTGGTGAAGCCATCTGTTCAGTCATTAACATTTGCTACATTAGAAAATAATAGGTCACCATGGGAGATTAAAAACATCCACGAAGCAAATGTGCAACCATCATTGAGTATGTACCTAGGAAATGCATCTGGGAAAAACTCTGTTCTGCCTTCTGCTGGAGAGGCTGTGGAAGGAAGACTTGAGGGAAAAACATCTCCACCTTTTCATCAAGGGCAAAGATCTCGCCCTATATTTCCAAAACCGGTGAAGAGTGGGCTTACCATGAATGTGGAAATAGATAAAGGTACAATTTCTCAATCTCGAGTTGCTCGGCCACCTGCAGATGGCAGAGGAAAGAATCAGTTACTTCCTCGATATTGGCCGAGGATTACCGATCAAGAGCTGGAGCGACTATCTGGAGa TTTGAAATCCACCGTTGTGCCATTATTTGAGAAGGTATTAAGTGCCAGTGATGCTGGCCGAATTGGCCGTCTTGTTCTCCCAAAAGCTTGCGCTGAG GCATATTTCCCTTCTATTTCACAATCTGAGGGTGTTCCTTTGCGAATGCAAGATGTGAAGGGGAACGAGTGGACATTTCAGTTCAGATTTTGGCCAAATAACAACAGTAGAATGTATGTATTGGAGGGTGTGACCCCATGCATACAGGCCATGCAATTACGCGCTGGTGATACTG TAACATTTAGTCGGATAGACCCGGGAGGCAAACTTGTAATGGGTTTCAGAAGGGCATCGAATTCTGCAGATACACAG GAGACCTCCACATCTGCACAATCTAATTCAGCAAAGGGAGCTACCTCTGCTGGAACTGAGAATCTGCCATCAGGAAGTAATAATGCCAATCTTCTCCTTTCAATGAAGGGGAATGTGGAAACTAACTTTAATGGACAAAGAGAACATCCACTTTTGGCTACCGGAACTTCTGGGTTGCTTATAACTGAAACTAATGGGATAATGACAAACAATACTTCACTACAGAGAAAAGTTTCGGTTtcagagaagaagaaaactcGTAATATTGGGCCTAAAAGTAAGAGGCTGCTTATTGATAATGAAGATGCTAGGGAGTTAAAACTTACATGGGAAGAAGCACAGGATTTACTTCGTCCTCCTCCTAGTGTCAAGCCAAGCATTGTCACAATTGAGGACCAAGTATTTGAAGAATATGAT GAACCCCCAGTTTTTGGAAAGAGAACTATATTCAGTACCTGTTCTTCTGG GGTGAAGGAACAATGGGCTCAATGTGATGATTGCTCTAAATGGCGAAAGCTTCCAGTTGATGCTCTTCTTCCTGCCAATTGGACATGTTTTGACAATGCTTGGGATTCAAGAAG ATGTTCATGCACAGTACCTGAAGAGCTAAGTTCAGGGGAATTAGAAAGTCTTTTGAAAACCGACAAAG ATTTTAAGAAGCGACGAAGTGATGAAAAGAGCATGTCAATCCAAGAACACATGGCATCTGGCTTGGAAGCTCTTGCCAGTGCAGCAGCCCTGGGAGACAATCTTGTTGACACGGCCGAATCATCGGCCGGAGCCACCACCAAGCATCCCAGACACCGTCCCGGCTGCTCTTGCATTGTGTGCATCCAGCCACCAAGTGGCAAGGGGCGACACAAGCCGACATGCGCATGCAACGTGTGCCTGACCGTGAAGCGACGGTTCAAAACCCTCATGCTGCGAAAGAAGAAACGGCAATCCGAACGTGAAGCAGAAGCTGCCCAGAAAGATCAAGTTCTCCCCAAAGAGGAGTCAGATACCAATGAAACATCAAGAGATGATGCAACTCAGTTGGAGAAAGAGGTAGTAGGACTAAGCAGAAGTCAAGCTGAAGTGGGTGAGTCCAGTGCTGCTGGACAAATTGATCTGAATTCTGATCCCAACCGTGAAGACATGGTAGTTGATTTATCAGCAATTTTCTTTTGTGAATCAGACCCTACTGCAGAACATGAATATATGAACCAAAATGATCCAAGAAGCTACACCAATGAATTGCAGAATGGTGAGAATTCTTCTTTGCACACTCCTCAATCCAATGGAGAAGGTCAGAGACACTTCTCTGATCTAAGAAGCTTTGCATCCATTATGTGGAACCAAGAAAGAAGAGATGAGGAAGACAGTGAACCCaatcaaaaccaaaaccaaaacaatcTTTGTTAA